One window of Campylobacter sp. MIT 99-7217 genomic DNA carries:
- a CDS encoding flagellar hook-basal body protein: MQNGYYQATGGMVTQFNRLDVITNNLANVNTSGYKKDDVVIADFKRIFREVQDELPIQNHTRDASRFVNTTIDRVPQISQTYTDFSTGSLKHTNNSLDMAMVREDTFYLVKTNNGEVRLSKDGNFQLDSDGFLVNKQGYRVLSSNYFNNPDTDGIRINPNSVFVNADKNGNISVDNVPNARLFIAQVDDLRALEKDGDNVYRIDDLTRIRDLENSNSVRQGYSQGSNVNLVLEMTGLIEANRMVEMYQKVMSSHMDDLNQEAISKLASTN; this comes from the coding sequence ATGCAAAATGGATATTATCAAGCCACTGGTGGCATGGTTACGCAATTTAATCGCTTAGATGTGATCACGAATAACCTAGCTAATGTCAATACAAGTGGCTATAAAAAAGATGATGTTGTCATTGCTGATTTTAAAAGGATTTTTAGAGAAGTTCAAGATGAACTACCTATACAAAATCATACAAGAGATGCTTCAAGATTTGTTAATACAACGATTGACCGTGTGCCTCAAATCAGTCAAACTTACACTGATTTTAGTACAGGTTCTTTAAAGCATACAAATAATTCTTTAGATATGGCAATGGTTAGAGAAGATACCTTTTATCTTGTTAAGACAAATAACGGCGAGGTAAGACTGAGTAAAGATGGAAATTTTCAACTTGATAGCGATGGCTTTTTGGTTAATAAACAAGGTTATAGGGTCTTAAGTAGTAATTATTTTAACAATCCTGATACAGACGGCATAAGGATTAATCCAAATTCAGTCTTTGTTAATGCAGATAAAAATGGAAATATTAGCGTTGATAATGTTCCAAATGCAAGACTTTTTATTGCTCAGGTTGATGATTTAAGAGCCTTAGAAAAAGATGGGGATAATGTTTATAGGATAGATGATTTAACAAGAATTCGCGATCTTGAAAACTCAAATTCAGTTAGACAGGGTTATTCTCAAGGTTCAAATGTTAATTTGGTTCTTGAAATGACAGGACTTATAGAAGCAAATCGCATGGTTGAAATGTATCAAAAGGTGATGAGTTCTCATATGGACGATCTTAATCAAGAAGCTATTTCTAAGCTTGCAAGTACAAATTAA
- the flgG gene encoding flagellar basal-body rod protein FlgG, translated as MIRSLHTAATGMIAQQTQIDVTSNNIANVNTAGFKKSRAEFADLFYQTMKYAGTSTSATTLSPSGIEVGLGVRATATTKIFSTGSFKSTSTDGFDMAIEGNGFFQIQLPDGTTGYTRNGQFTLDADGNVVTSEGYLLIPQITVPEGSQYPSVAKDGTVSVMLAGETEQTQIGQIELANFINPAGLHSMGENLYLETGSSGAPVVGIPNENGMGAIRHGFVEMSNVQLVEEMTDLITGQRAYEAGSKAITTSDEMLSIVNQLKR; from the coding sequence ATGATTCGATCACTTCACACTGCAGCGACAGGTATGATCGCTCAGCAAACTCAAATCGATGTAACCTCAAACAATATCGCTAATGTGAATACAGCAGGTTTTAAAAAATCAAGGGCTGAATTTGCTGATTTGTTTTATCAAACCATGAAATATGCAGGAACTTCAACTTCAGCCACAACACTTTCTCCATCAGGTATAGAAGTAGGGCTTGGGGTTAGAGCTACAGCTACGACAAAGATTTTTTCTACCGGTTCTTTTAAAAGCACGAGTACAGACGGCTTTGATATGGCTATTGAGGGTAATGGCTTTTTTCAAATTCAACTTCCTGATGGCACTACAGGCTATACGAGAAATGGACAATTTACCCTTGATGCAGATGGCAATGTTGTAACAAGCGAGGGTTATTTACTTATACCTCAAATCACTGTTCCAGAAGGTTCTCAATATCCTAGTGTTGCTAAAGACGGCACTGTTTCTGTTATGCTAGCAGGCGAAACAGAACAAACACAGATCGGTCAAATCGAGCTTGCAAATTTCATTAATCCAGCAGGGCTTCATTCAATGGGGGAAAATCTCTATCTTGAAACAGGTTCAAGTGGTGCTCCTGTTGTGGGTATCCCTAATGAAAATGGCATGGGAGCTATTAGACATGGTTTTGTCGAGATGTCAAATGTCCAACTTGTTGAAGAAATGACTGATCTTATAACAGGACAAAGAGCGTATGAAGCTGGTTCAAAGGCGATTACAACAAGTGATGAAATGCTTTCAATAGTTAATCAACTCAAGCGATAA
- the rpsG gene encoding 30S ribosomal protein S7, translating to MRRRKAPVREVLPDPIYGNKVITKFINSLMYDGKKSTATSIMYGALEAIDKKNGEKKGIDIFNDAIENIKPLLEVKSRRVGGATYQVPVEVRPARQQALAIRWIISFARKRSERTMIDKLAGELLDAANSKGASFKKKEDTYKMAEANKAFAHYRW from the coding sequence ATGAGAAGAAGAAAAGCTCCGGTAAGAGAAGTCTTGCCTGATCCGATTTATGGTAACAAAGTAATCACAAAATTCATTAATTCTTTGATGTATGATGGCAAAAAAAGCACAGCTACAAGCATTATGTATGGTGCTTTAGAAGCTATTGACAAAAAAAATGGCGAAAAAAAAGGCATTGATATCTTTAATGATGCGATTGAAAATATCAAACCTTTGCTTGAGGTAAAGTCTCGCCGTGTAGGTGGGGCTACTTATCAAGTGCCTGTTGAGGTTCGTCCTGCTAGACAGCAAGCTTTGGCTATTCGCTGGATCATTTCTTTTGCAAGAAAAAGAAGCGAAAGAACTATGATAGATAAGCTCGCAGGCGAATTGCTTGACGCTGCAAATTCAAAAGGTGCTTCCTTTAAGAAAAAAGAAGATACTTATAAAATGGCTGAAGCAAATAAAGCATTTGCTCATTATCGCTGGTAA
- the glyS gene encoding glycine--tRNA ligase subunit beta → MQNTLLIEIGVEELPALPLLKELKHIKPKWKELLEKYHLQSEFEFFYTPRRLVLFHENFKEKQEDSMVEHIGAPKEIAFKDGKLSPAAKSFLQKAGITENELQFKEIKGKEVLYHQSKIQGLKSSEVLPKMIEEWLQSLNFGKTMRWGNGEFEFIRAIRSIVCILGEDLVEFSAYGVKSAKKTFVHRSVSYEALEFKIASEYFELLEKNFVILDPQKRRAKILDDFKQLCSKNSLIIGDDEELLDEVVAITEYPNALLGSFEKEFLEIPSEVIITSMRENQRYFAVFNEQKLSNHFVVVSNAICKDNTQIIAGNERVLRARLSDAMFFYQNDLKEKLNPSKISKMQYLDGLGTMRDKVDREKQIATLLCKIYQINCIDDILTALEYAKADLCTQMVYEFTNLQGIMGAYYAKAEGFKDEICLAIKEQYLPNSDKSALPSSQFSSIVALATKLDTLLGLFSIGKIPSGTKDPYALRRAANGVIKIILNLGIHFDLKALLDESSKLYKKFDTQILLDFILERLYPLYEVNASFVKSALFSKNYDLIFLDDSIKALIKLSKKADFMQDFATFKRLANIASITHDKVDEKLFVQDEEKALFKAFMQCDLNAKAFDLLQGLFALKPQIDSFFDKVMINDKDEKLKKNRQALIFQIYQAFLKVADIKELSL, encoded by the coding sequence ATGCAAAATACCCTACTTATAGAAATTGGCGTAGAAGAGCTACCTGCCCTACCCTTGCTTAAAGAACTAAAACATATCAAACCTAAATGGAAAGAGCTTTTAGAAAAATATCACTTGCAAAGCGAATTTGAATTTTTTTACACTCCAAGAAGACTTGTGCTTTTTCATGAAAATTTCAAAGAAAAGCAAGAAGATAGCATGGTTGAACATATCGGCGCTCCTAAAGAAATAGCCTTTAAGGACGGAAAATTAAGCCCTGCTGCAAAAAGTTTTTTACAAAAAGCTGGTATCACAGAAAATGAACTTCAATTTAAAGAAATCAAGGGCAAGGAGGTTTTATATCATCAAAGTAAAATTCAAGGCTTAAAAAGTAGTGAAGTTTTACCTAAGATGATAGAAGAATGGCTGCAAAGCTTAAATTTTGGAAAAACTATGCGTTGGGGAAATGGAGAATTTGAGTTTATCCGTGCTATAAGAAGTATAGTTTGTATTTTAGGCGAAGACTTGGTTGAATTTAGTGCTTATGGAGTGAAAAGCGCTAAAAAAACCTTTGTTCATAGAAGCGTAAGCTATGAAGCTTTGGAATTTAAGATAGCTTCAGAGTATTTTGAACTCTTAGAAAAAAACTTTGTTATCCTTGATCCTCAAAAAAGAAGAGCTAAGATCCTTGATGATTTTAAACAACTTTGCTCAAAAAATTCTCTTATTATAGGAGATGATGAAGAGCTTTTAGATGAAGTTGTGGCTATTACTGAGTATCCAAATGCTCTTTTGGGAAGTTTTGAAAAAGAATTTTTGGAAATTCCAAGCGAAGTAATCATTACTTCTATGCGTGAAAATCAACGCTATTTTGCTGTATTTAATGAACAAAAACTTAGCAATCATTTCGTGGTTGTAAGCAATGCTATATGTAAAGATAACACACAAATCATCGCTGGAAATGAAAGAGTATTAAGGGCTAGACTTAGTGATGCAATGTTTTTTTACCAAAACGATCTTAAGGAAAAGCTAAATCCTAGTAAAATTTCTAAAATGCAGTATCTAGATGGCTTAGGCACGATGAGAGATAAGGTTGATAGAGAAAAGCAAATCGCTACCCTACTTTGTAAAATTTATCAAATCAACTGCATAGATGATATTTTGACAGCTCTTGAGTATGCCAAGGCTGATTTATGCACGCAAATGGTGTATGAATTTACAAATTTACAAGGGATCATGGGAGCTTACTATGCTAAGGCAGAGGGTTTTAAAGATGAAATTTGCCTTGCTATCAAAGAGCAGTATTTGCCAAATTCAGACAAAAGCGCACTTCCAAGTTCTCAGTTTTCAAGTATAGTAGCCCTAGCTACAAAACTAGATACCTTGCTAGGACTTTTTAGCATAGGAAAAATCCCTAGTGGAACAAAAGATCCCTATGCTTTAAGGCGTGCTGCAAATGGTGTGATTAAGATCATACTAAATTTAGGTATTCATTTTGATCTTAAAGCACTTTTAGATGAAAGTTCGAAGCTTTATAAAAAATTTGATACTCAAATATTGCTTGATTTTATTTTGGAAAGATTGTATCCTCTTTATGAAGTCAATGCTTCTTTTGTCAAATCAGCACTTTTTTCTAAAAATTATGATCTTATATTCTTAGATGATAGTATAAAAGCCTTGATAAAGCTTAGCAAAAAGGCTGATTTTATGCAAGATTTTGCCACCTTTAAAAGACTTGCAAATATCGCTTCAATCACTCATGATAAGGTCGATGAAAAACTTTTTGTTCAAGATGAAGAAAAAGCCCTTTTTAAAGCTTTTATGCAATGCGATCTAAATGCTAAAGCCTTTGATCTTTTACAAGGCTTATTTGCCTTAAAGCCTCAAATTGACTCATTTTTTGATAAGGTTATGATCAATGACAAAGATGAAAAACTAAAGAAAAATCGTCAAGCCTTGATCTTTCAAATTTATCAAGCCTTCTTAAAAGTCGCTGATATTAAAGAGTTAAGCCTATGA
- the fusA gene encoding elongation factor G: protein MSRSTPLKRVRNIGIAAHIDAGKTTTSERILFFTGMSHKIGEVHDGAATMDWMEQEKERGITITSAATTCFWKDHQINLIDTPGHVDFTIEVERSMRVLDGAVAVFCSVGGVQPQSETVWRQANKYGVPRIVFVNKMDRIGANFFSVEDQIRNRLKANPVPLQIPIGAEDNFKGVIDLITMKALVWEDESKPTDYVEKELPAELKEKAEEYRTKLIEAVSETSDELMEKYLGGEELSIEEIRAGIKAGCLSLSMIPMLCGTAFKNKGVQPLLDAVIAYLPAPDEVADIKGEYEDGKEASVKSTDEGEFAGLAFKIMTDPFVGQLTFVRVYRGSLESGSYAYNSTKDKKERIGRLLKMHSNKREEIKVLYAGEIGAVVGLKDTLTGDTLASEKDRVILERMDFPDPVISVAVEPKTKADQEKMSIALNKLAQEDPSFRVSTDEESGQTIISGMGELHLEIIVDRMLREFKVEAEVGQPQVAYRETIRKSVEQEYKYAKQSGGRGQYGHVFLRLEPLEPGSGYEFVNDIKGGVVPKEYVPAVDKGIQEALQNGVLAGYPVEDVKVTLYDGSYHEVDSSEMAFKLAASMGFKEGARKAGAVILEPMMKVEVETPEDYMGDVIGDLNKRRGQVNSMDERGGNKIITAFCPLAEMFGYSTDLRSQTQGRATYSMEFDHYDEVPKNVSEEIIKKRNG, encoded by the coding sequence ATGTCAAGAAGTACTCCTTTAAAAAGGGTTAGAAATATCGGTATCGCAGCTCACATCGACGCTGGTAAAACAACTACGAGTGAGAGAATTTTATTTTTCACCGGAATGAGCCATAAGATAGGCGAGGTGCATGATGGTGCTGCTACTATGGACTGGATGGAGCAGGAAAAAGAAAGAGGTATTACCATAACTTCAGCTGCTACAACTTGTTTTTGGAAAGATCATCAAATCAATCTTATAGACACCCCAGGGCATGTGGATTTTACAATCGAAGTAGAAAGATCTATGCGTGTTTTAGATGGTGCTGTGGCTGTTTTTTGCTCTGTTGGTGGGGTTCAACCACAAAGTGAGACCGTTTGGAGACAAGCAAATAAATACGGCGTTCCAAGGATAGTTTTTGTTAATAAAATGGATAGAATCGGTGCAAATTTCTTTAGTGTCGAGGATCAAATTCGCAACCGCCTTAAAGCAAATCCTGTGCCTTTACAAATTCCTATTGGTGCTGAGGATAATTTCAAAGGTGTGATCGATCTTATCACTATGAAAGCTTTGGTGTGGGAAGATGAGAGCAAGCCGACTGATTATGTTGAAAAAGAACTTCCAGCCGAGCTTAAAGAAAAGGCTGAAGAATACCGCACAAAGCTTATCGAAGCCGTTTCTGAAACTAGCGATGAGCTTATGGAAAAATATTTAGGCGGAGAAGAGCTTAGCATAGAAGAAATTAGAGCAGGCATTAAAGCAGGTTGCTTAAGCCTTAGTATGATCCCTATGCTTTGTGGAACAGCTTTTAAAAACAAAGGTGTTCAGCCTTTGCTTGATGCAGTTATTGCGTATTTACCAGCTCCTGATGAGGTAGCTGACATTAAAGGCGAGTATGAAGATGGCAAGGAAGCTTCTGTAAAATCGACTGATGAAGGCGAATTTGCCGGACTTGCATTTAAAATCATGACCGATCCATTCGTAGGACAACTTACCTTCGTTCGTGTTTATAGAGGAAGCTTAGAAAGTGGTTCTTATGCTTATAATTCAACGAAAGATAAAAAAGAAAGAATAGGTCGTCTTTTAAAAATGCACTCAAACAAAAGGGAAGAGATTAAAGTCCTTTATGCTGGAGAAATCGGTGCTGTAGTGGGTCTTAAGGACACTTTAACAGGGGATACCTTAGCAAGTGAAAAAGATAGGGTGATTTTGGAAAGAATGGATTTTCCTGATCCTGTTATTAGCGTTGCGGTTGAGCCTAAAACTAAGGCTGATCAAGAGAAAATGTCCATTGCGCTAAATAAACTAGCCCAAGAAGATCCAAGCTTTAGAGTAAGCACAGATGAGGAAAGCGGACAAACTATCATCTCAGGTATGGGCGAACTTCACTTAGAAATCATCGTAGATAGAATGCTTCGTGAATTTAAGGTTGAAGCTGAAGTAGGGCAACCTCAAGTTGCTTACCGCGAAACCATAAGAAAAAGCGTTGAGCAAGAATACAAATACGCTAAGCAATCAGGCGGACGCGGTCAATACGGACATGTGTTCTTGAGACTTGAGCCTTTGGAGCCTGGTTCTGGTTATGAGTTTGTAAATGACATTAAAGGTGGGGTTGTGCCAAAAGAGTATGTCCCAGCTGTAGATAAAGGCATACAAGAAGCCTTGCAAAATGGTGTTTTGGCTGGTTATCCTGTAGAAGATGTAAAGGTTACTCTTTATGATGGAAGCTATCATGAGGTTGATTCTTCTGAAATGGCCTTTAAACTTGCTGCTTCTATGGGCTTTAAAGAAGGTGCTAGAAAGGCTGGGGCTGTAATACTTGAGCCTATGATGAAGGTTGAGGTTGAAACTCCTGAGGATTATATGGGCGATGTGATAGGTGATCTTAATAAAAGACGCGGACAGGTTAATTCAATGGACGAAAGAGGCGGAAATAAAATCATCACAGCATTTTGTCCTTTGGCTGAGATGTTTGGTTATTCAACAGATCTTAGAAGCCAAACTCAGGGGCGTGCGACTTATTCTATGGAATTTGATCATTATGATGAAGTTCCTAAAAATGTGAGTGAAGAAATCATCAAAAAACGCAACGGCTAA
- a CDS encoding M23 family metallopeptidase gives MKKFIIFFIFSFYLLYAEELSIIKGKALVLSFDSINLKEIRLNDKKQNFFPHPTKPNEVLFILTSPYKKPLKKAKLKIIYTDKILNYDIKGLEGDYPKENLQVAKNKISPPKEVLQRIKTELDEANAVYARYTKEKLFFEEFIQPLNSVITSAFGNARLFNGTLSSYHGGTDFRASTGTPILAANDGIVSLAKDRYYAGKSIIIDHGYKIFTQYYHLSKLEVKPGDKVKKGQVIGLSGASGRVTGAHLHFGFFVNGTQVDPLDFITQINALLKAQ, from the coding sequence ATGAAAAAATTTATTATCTTTTTTATTTTTTCTTTTTATTTGCTTTATGCTGAAGAACTAAGCATTATCAAGGGTAAAGCCTTAGTTTTAAGCTTTGATAGTATAAATCTTAAAGAAATCAGGCTTAATGACAAAAAACAAAATTTCTTTCCCCACCCAACAAAACCAAACGAAGTTTTATTTATCCTTACTTCGCCTTATAAAAAACCTTTAAAAAAAGCCAAACTTAAGATCATTTATACGGATAAAATTTTAAACTATGACATTAAGGGCTTGGAAGGAGATTATCCTAAAGAAAATTTACAAGTAGCTAAAAACAAAATTTCTCCTCCAAAAGAAGTTTTACAAAGGATCAAAACCGAACTTGATGAAGCTAATGCCGTATATGCAAGATATACGAAAGAAAAACTATTTTTTGAAGAATTTATCCAACCCTTAAATTCAGTCATCACAAGTGCTTTTGGCAACGCAAGGCTTTTTAATGGCACACTTTCAAGCTATCATGGTGGGACTGATTTTAGGGCAAGCACAGGCACACCTATACTTGCTGCAAATGATGGTATAGTTTCTTTAGCAAAGGATAGATACTATGCTGGCAAAAGTATCATTATCGATCATGGATATAAAATTTTTACTCAGTATTATCATCTTAGTAAGCTTGAGGTCAAACCCGGAGATAAGGTAAAAAAAGGACAAGTTATAGGATTAAGTGGAGCAAGTGGCAGAGTTACTGGAGCACATTTGCATTTTGGTTTTTTTGTAAATGGAACTCAAGTCGATCCTCTTGATTTTATCACACAAATCAACGCCCTACTTAAAGCTCAATAA
- the rpoD gene encoding RNA polymerase sigma factor RpoD has protein sequence MPEFTSKKTEKELEEYFQSNAKDYITYEKLVKFLPKTPGINTAKKIDSLCKKYKVKIFSSAEIAKMQNIEDAKKLQEEKKKLQDLSLENEFDLAGDNDLLEWSRSDSPVRMYLREMGQILLLNKDEEIEISKKIELGEDIIIDAFCSVPYLIDFILDYREPLINRERRVKELFKSFEDEDKNDDSTDEDLEFDGEDEDLEFDGEDEENSENKNNIKLEKKAKKVNNKKEDERTLKVVEKFKALEKAKKEWLKTTQNFKEIEGNELLNKLGIAFKKNILKEKLMDLGPTSKLISEIVKSMETALKSDDEFDKELKRLEYRLPMFSDELKSRHASILEKITQLSKEEITEMALETTMVSTYMEIKKLFQTKEASKKSFDLDKERLKEILEQIKRGKKISDEAKNRMAKSNLRLVVSIAKRYTNRGLPFLDLIQEGNIGLMKAVDKFEYKRGYKFSTYATWWIRQAISRAIADQARTIRIPIHMIETINQINKIIREYSQKNGKEPDVQIIAKEVGLSVDKVKQVIKITKEPISLEAPIGNEDDGKFGDFVEDRASLSPMDHILKNDLKEQIDEVLDQLNDREKAVIRMRFGLMDDESDRTLEEIGKELNVTRERVRQIESSAIKKLKHPKVGRKLKNYIEGWK, from the coding sequence ATGCCTGAATTCACAAGCAAAAAAACAGAAAAAGAACTTGAAGAGTATTTTCAAAGTAATGCGAAAGATTATATTACTTATGAAAAATTAGTTAAATTTTTACCAAAAACACCGGGTATAAATACCGCAAAAAAAATCGATTCTTTATGTAAAAAATATAAGGTCAAGATTTTTTCTTCAGCCGAGATAGCTAAAATGCAAAATATAGAAGATGCTAAAAAACTCCAAGAAGAAAAGAAAAAACTTCAGGATCTAAGTTTAGAAAATGAATTTGACTTGGCTGGAGATAATGACTTGCTCGAGTGGAGTAGAAGCGATTCTCCTGTTCGTATGTATCTTAGAGAAATGGGACAAATTTTACTTTTAAATAAAGATGAAGAAATAGAAATTTCCAAAAAAATCGAACTTGGAGAAGATATTATCATCGATGCTTTTTGCTCTGTGCCGTATTTGATTGATTTTATATTAGATTATCGCGAACCTTTGATTAACCGAGAAAGACGAGTAAAAGAGCTTTTTAAAAGCTTTGAAGATGAAGATAAAAATGATGATAGCACTGATGAGGATTTAGAATTTGATGGAGAAGATGAGGATTTAGAATTTGATGGAGAAGATGAGGAAAATTCAGAAAATAAAAATAATATAAAACTAGAAAAAAAAGCTAAAAAGGTTAACAATAAAAAAGAAGATGAAAGAACTCTTAAGGTGGTGGAAAAATTTAAGGCTCTTGAAAAGGCAAAAAAAGAATGGCTTAAAACCACACAAAATTTTAAAGAAATAGAAGGCAATGAACTTTTAAATAAGCTTGGTATAGCTTTTAAGAAAAATATACTCAAAGAAAAACTTATGGATCTTGGTCCTACTTCAAAACTTATCAGCGAAATTGTTAAATCAATGGAAACAGCCTTAAAAAGTGATGATGAATTTGATAAAGAGCTTAAAAGACTTGAATACCGCTTACCTATGTTTTCTGATGAACTTAAAAGTCGTCATGCAAGCATACTTGAAAAAATCACTCAGCTTAGTAAAGAAGAAATAACCGAAATGGCTTTAGAAACAACTATGGTCAGCACTTATATGGAGATAAAAAAGCTTTTTCAAACCAAAGAAGCAAGTAAGAAAAGCTTTGATCTTGATAAGGAGAGATTAAAAGAGATTTTAGAACAAATCAAAAGAGGTAAAAAAATCTCCGATGAAGCTAAAAACAGAATGGCAAAGTCAAATTTAAGACTTGTTGTAAGCATTGCTAAACGCTACACTAACCGCGGTTTGCCTTTTTTAGATCTTATCCAAGAGGGCAATATAGGGCTTATGAAAGCTGTTGATAAATTTGAGTATAAAAGAGGTTATAAATTTTCAACCTATGCCACTTGGTGGATAAGACAGGCTATTTCAAGGGCAATTGCTGATCAAGCAAGGACTATTCGCATACCTATTCACATGATAGAAACGATCAATCAAATCAATAAAATTATTCGTGAATACTCCCAAAAAAATGGCAAAGAACCCGATGTGCAAATCATTGCCAAAGAGGTTGGTTTAAGTGTAGATAAGGTTAAACAAGTCATCAAAATCACAAAAGAGCCTATTTCTCTTGAAGCACCTATTGGCAATGAAGATGATGGCAAATTTGGTGACTTTGTCGAAGATAGAGCTTCTCTTTCTCCTATGGATCATATCCTAAAAAACGATCTTAAAGAACAAATTGATGAAGTTTTAGATCAACTTAACGACAGAGAAAAAGCTGTGATAAGAATGCGTTTTGGTCTTATGGACGATGAAAGCGATAGAACCTTAGAAGAAATCGGCAAGGAACTTAATGTAACAAGAGAAAGAGTAAGGCAAATTGAAAGTTCAGCAATCAAAAAGCTTAAGCACCCAAAAGTAGGTAGAAAGCTCAAAAATTATATTGAAGGTTGGAAATAA
- the rmuC gene encoding DNA recombination protein RmuC, which produces MNELILLGFLCLFALIVCILWFKNKQLIQILTQNKELLFKLNLELDTTKTFLEQEKERLNTLKKDHESMIKNLEEKHQKEKKELKLENQNTLEKVEQNYQENLQFQEKKYQELLEKTEEKMKLNLKEQNEKILNQNKLMLNEDSKKILDEIFKPIKEKVEEYSKNLLQNESVLKTNIENVFKYSQNMSENAEKLSKILKGEKKLRGNFAELQLKSVLEHSGLIENEQYQMQAHFKDEDKSFYPDAVVYLDKDKCIVIDSKFSLPNDFEIHENSIDERICLQLANNLKARIDELSRKPYQKFSSFTYEYTLLFIPYSNILDLALSADNTLYQYAYSKNIYLTTPHTLFMALKTINITWTHIQSDDRVQKAFEELGKFFDKFVGFCDDFESFKKSLNSLNSSFEKMQTKLIKGSGNLASRFQNLKELGAKTSKSIQLHFEQNDLAKLEEIKENISSLELKSPKD; this is translated from the coding sequence ATGAACGAACTCATTTTACTGGGCTTTTTATGCCTTTTTGCTTTGATAGTTTGTATTTTGTGGTTTAAAAATAAGCAACTCATTCAAATTTTAACGCAAAATAAAGAACTACTTTTTAAACTCAACCTAGAACTTGATACAACAAAAACTTTTTTAGAACAAGAAAAAGAACGATTAAATACCTTAAAAAAAGATCATGAAAGCATGATTAAAAATTTAGAAGAAAAACACCAAAAAGAAAAGAAAGAATTAAAATTAGAAAATCAAAATACTTTAGAAAAAGTAGAGCAGAATTATCAAGAAAATTTGCAATTTCAAGAAAAAAAATATCAAGAACTCTTAGAAAAAACAGAAGAAAAAATGAAGTTAAATTTAAAAGAGCAAAATGAGAAAATTTTAAATCAAAATAAACTTATGCTCAATGAAGATAGCAAGAAAATTTTAGATGAAATTTTTAAGCCTATCAAGGAAAAGGTCGAGGAGTACTCTAAAAATTTATTGCAAAATGAAAGTGTTTTAAAAACAAATATAGAAAATGTTTTTAAATATAGTCAAAATATGAGTGAAAATGCTGAAAAATTAAGCAAAATTTTAAAAGGAGAAAAAAAGCTTCGTGGAAATTTTGCAGAACTTCAACTTAAAAGCGTCTTAGAGCATAGTGGCTTGATAGAAAATGAACAATACCAAATGCAAGCACATTTTAAGGACGAAGATAAAAGTTTTTACCCTGATGCTGTTGTGTATTTGGATAAAGATAAGTGCATTGTTATTGATTCTAAATTTTCCTTACCTAATGACTTTGAAATTCATGAAAATAGCATAGATGAAAGAATTTGTCTTCAGCTTGCTAACAATCTTAAAGCTAGGATAGATGAGCTTTCTAGGAAGCCTTATCAGAAATTTTCTTCTTTTACTTATGAATACACCTTGCTTTTTATACCTTATAGCAATATCTTAGACCTTGCCTTAAGCGCTGATAATACGCTTTATCAATACGCCTATTCTAAAAATATTTATCTTACAACCCCTCACACGCTTTTTATGGCTTTAAAAACGATAAATATCACTTGGACTCATATACAAAGCGATGATAGAGTGCAAAAAGCTTTCGAGGAATTGGGTAAATTTTTTGATAAATTTGTGGGTTTTTGTGATGATTTTGAATCCTTTAAAAAAAGCTTAAACTCTTTAAATTCTAGCTTTGAAAAAATGCAAACAAAGCTTATTAAAGGAAGTGGAAATTTAGCTTCTAGATTTCAAAACCTCAAAGAACTTGGAGCAAAAACTTCCAAAAGTATTCAACTTCATTTCGAGCAAAATGATTTGGCAAAACTTGAGGAGATAAAGGAAAATATTTCTTCCTTAGAGCTTAAAAGTCCAAAAGATTAA
- the rpsL gene encoding 30S ribosomal protein S12, with protein MPTINQLVRKERKKVLEKSKSPALKNCPQRRGVCTRVYTTTPKKPNSALRKVAKVRLTSGFEVISYIGGEGHNLQEHSIVLVRGGRVKDLPGVKYHIVRGALDTAGVAKRTVSRSKYGAKKPKAGTAK; from the coding sequence GTGCCAACCATAAATCAATTGGTTAGAAAAGAGCGCAAAAAAGTTTTAGAAAAGTCTAAATCTCCAGCGCTTAAAAATTGTCCTCAAAGAAGGGGAGTTTGCACCAGAGTTTATACAACAACTCCTAAAAAACCAAACTCAGCCTTAAGAAAAGTTGCCAAAGTAAGACTTACTAGTGGCTTTGAAGTCATCAGCTATATAGGCGGTGAGGGCCATAATCTCCAAGAACACAGCATTGTTTTAGTGCGTGGAGGTAGGGTTAAAGACTTACCGGGTGTGAAGTATCACATAGTGCGTGGTGCTTTAGATACAGCAGGTGTTGCAAAAAGAACAGTTTCTCGTTCTAAATACGGTGCTAAAAAACCTAAAGCAGGTACTGCGAAGTAA